In Chitinophaga nivalis, a single genomic region encodes these proteins:
- a CDS encoding RNA polymerase sigma factor produces MAIEQNERIQATVKQERKRLLHFIRQRVSNASDAEDILQDVFYQFTEYLRLGSQIDSITGWLFAVTRNRITDWFRKKKETPFAEYIREVEGEEVFFLPELLADENLQADTPMVRKIMSETIMEAIDELPPEQREVFLQHELEGKSFKQMSEETGVGVNTLLSRKRYAVLYLRERLAELYRELLDN; encoded by the coding sequence ATGGCCATAGAGCAAAACGAGCGCATACAGGCAACTGTGAAGCAGGAACGTAAACGTCTGCTTCACTTTATCCGGCAGCGGGTGAGCAATGCATCGGATGCAGAGGATATTTTGCAGGATGTTTTTTATCAGTTTACCGAATACCTCCGGCTGGGCAGTCAGATAGATTCCATCACAGGATGGCTGTTCGCCGTAACCCGCAACCGGATCACCGACTGGTTCCGCAAGAAAAAAGAAACGCCCTTCGCCGAATACATTCGCGAAGTAGAAGGAGAAGAGGTATTCTTCCTCCCGGAACTGCTGGCGGATGAGAACCTGCAGGCAGATACGCCCATGGTCCGCAAGATTATGTCGGAAACCATTATGGAGGCCATTGACGAATTGCCGCCTGAACAACGGGAAGTATTTCTGCAACATGAACTGGAAGGGAAATCCTTCAAACAAATGAGTGAAGAAACCGGTGTTGGAGTAAACACATTATTATCACGCAAACGCTATGCAGTACTTTATCTGAGAGAAAGATTAGCAGAACTGTACCGCGAATTACTTGACAACTGA
- a CDS encoding cation diffusion facilitator family transporter: MHDHAHSHPAVLQPSAVNRVFGWGIGLNLAFVVAEFIAGFLTHSLALLSDAGHNLSDVASLALALLAFRLARVKPGPRYTYGYRKSTILISLLNALLLLVVVGGIGYGAIRRFNTPHEVPGGVIAVVAGIGIVINGVTALLFFRDQEKDLNVKGAYLHLVADALVSLGTVIAGIVIIYTGWNWIDPLISLLVMVIIIYGTWGLLRDSLRLSLDGVPSGISLEAVEKAMVAVAGVKSVDHIHVWAISTTENALTAQVKVDPELDAAGITTLKDALRHELEHLGIRHSTLETAC, from the coding sequence ATGCATGATCATGCTCATTCACATCCGGCTGTTTTGCAGCCATCCGCTGTAAACCGGGTTTTTGGCTGGGGAATTGGCCTTAATCTGGCTTTTGTGGTCGCTGAATTTATAGCCGGTTTCCTGACGCATTCCCTGGCTTTGTTGTCTGATGCAGGCCATAACCTCAGTGATGTGGCCAGCCTGGCGCTTGCCCTCCTGGCTTTCCGCCTGGCCCGGGTGAAACCGGGGCCCCGGTATACCTACGGCTACCGCAAAAGTACAATTCTTATTTCCCTCCTGAACGCCCTGCTCTTATTGGTGGTGGTAGGCGGCATTGGCTATGGGGCTATCCGTCGTTTTAATACGCCGCATGAAGTCCCGGGAGGTGTTATTGCCGTGGTGGCCGGCATCGGTATTGTCATTAATGGTGTCACCGCCTTGCTGTTTTTCCGGGACCAGGAAAAAGACCTGAATGTAAAAGGCGCCTATCTGCACCTGGTGGCAGATGCGCTGGTGTCGCTGGGTACTGTGATAGCAGGGATCGTCATTATCTATACCGGCTGGAACTGGATAGATCCGCTGATTAGTTTGCTGGTGATGGTCATTATTATATATGGTACCTGGGGATTGTTGCGGGATAGTTTACGGTTGTCGCTGGACGGGGTACCGTCGGGTATTAGTCTGGAGGCTGTGGAAAAGGCGATGGTGGCTGTTGCCGGGGTGAAGTCGGTCGATCATATCCATGTGTGGGCCATCAGTACCACGGAAAATGCATTGACGGCCCAGGTAAAAGTAGATCCGGAACTGGATGCTGCCGGTATTACCACATTAAAAGATGCTTTGCGTCATGAGCTGGAGCACCTGGGTATCCGGCACAGCACCCTGGAAACGGCGTGTTAG
- the rsmG gene encoding 16S rRNA (guanine(527)-N(7))-methyltransferase RsmG, with product MEIILKYFSDFTPAQLAQFEALKELYEEWNEKINVISRKDIESLYERHILHSLSIAAVADFQPDTQILDLGTGGGFPGIPLAIFFPEVKFHLVDSIGKKIKVVQGVAEALGLKNVTTAHSRVEEIKNRKFDIVVSRAVAPLQDLWRWSKPVLKKSTVPGKQFEKGLICLKGGDLAQEISESGLKPQLVKIYDLFPEESFKEKFIVIAKS from the coding sequence ATGGAAATTATTTTAAAATATTTCAGCGATTTCACACCTGCGCAACTGGCGCAGTTTGAAGCCCTGAAAGAATTATATGAAGAATGGAACGAGAAGATCAATGTGATCTCCCGTAAAGATATTGAATCACTGTACGAGCGGCACATCTTGCATTCCCTGAGTATTGCTGCTGTTGCGGATTTCCAGCCAGACACACAAATCCTCGACCTGGGCACCGGTGGCGGATTTCCCGGCATTCCGCTGGCCATCTTCTTTCCGGAAGTAAAATTCCACCTGGTAGATTCCATCGGTAAAAAAATAAAGGTAGTACAAGGCGTAGCGGAAGCCCTGGGCCTGAAAAATGTTACTACTGCACATTCCCGCGTAGAAGAAATCAAGAACCGTAAGTTTGATATTGTGGTATCCCGTGCCGTAGCGCCTTTACAAGACCTGTGGCGCTGGAGCAAACCCGTACTGAAAAAATCCACTGTACCGGGCAAACAGTTTGAGAAAGGGCTGATCTGCCTGAAAGGTGGCGACCTGGCGCAGGAAATCTCTGAAAGTGGCCTTAAACCACAGCTGGTAAAAATCTATGATCTCTTCCCCGAAGAAAGCTTCAAAGAGAAATTTATTGTGATTGCCAAGAGCTAA